One Melospiza melodia melodia isolate bMelMel2 unplaced genomic scaffold, bMelMel2.pri scaffold_91, whole genome shotgun sequence DNA window includes the following coding sequences:
- the LOC134414034 gene encoding zinc finger protein 22-like → MESREDKRLRQNLVEEAVLSGSTVQEANGEEKPWRCRTRRGCKRSWRGSDGERASLGREGGRRWSQSSELVLHDGEKPHTCVECGKSFRWSSELIQHQRIHTGERLYECSKCGKGFQTSSHLLRHYQSHTGERPYGCPQCGKSFSQSSHLPQHQWRHQ, encoded by the coding sequence atggagagcagggaggacaaacgCCTGCGGCAGAATctggtggaagaggctgttttgagcggctccacggtgcaggaagccaacggggaggaaaagccctggagatgccgcacgaggaggggctgcaaacgcagctggcggggatctgatggggaaagagccagcctgggccgggagggcggccggagatggagccagagctcggagctggtgctccatgatggggaaaagccccacacgtgcgtggagtgcgggaagagcttcaggtggagctCTGAGCTGATCCAGCACCAGAGGATACACACCGGGGAGAGGctctacgagtgttccaagtgtgggaaggggtttcagaccagctcccatctcctccgacactatcagagtcacactggggagaggccctacgggtgtccccagtgtgggaagagcttctcacagagctctcacttgccccaacaccaatggaggcaccagtaa
- the LOC134414030 gene encoding zinc finger protein 239-like yields the protein MPRDTEAEQELSMESREDKCLRQNLVEEAILSGSTAQEANGEEKPRRCRTRRGCKRSWRGSDGERASLGREGGQRWSQSSEQVLHEQLHDGKKPHTCVECGKNFRWNCDLILHQRTHTGEKPYECGECGKSFSLSSNLIKHQRIHTGEKPYECGECGKSFCGSSSLIKHQRIHTGERPFECGECGQSFSQRSHLISHQRTHTGERPYECSKCGKGFQTSSHLLRHYQSHTEERPFQCPDCGKGFRWNSTLVRHRCIHTGERPYECDKCRKRFQTSSHLLQHYRIHTEERPFRCPECGKGFKHNSTLVKHRRIHTGERPYECPQCGKSFPSSSDLTRHQRRHQ from the exons atgccccgggacactgaggcag agcaggagctgagcatggagagcagggaggacaaatgcctgcggcagaacctggtggaagaggccattttgagcggctccacggcgcaggaagccaacggggaggaaaagccccggagatgccgcacgaggaggggctgcaaacgcagctggcggggatctgatggggaaagagccagcctgggccgggaaggcggacagagatggagccagagctcggagcaagtgctccatgagcagctccatgatgggaagAAGCCCCATACGTGCGTGGAGTGTGGAAAGAACTTCAGGTGGAACTGTGACCTGATcctgcaccagaggacccacactggggagaagccctatgagtgtggggagtgtgggaagagcttcagcctgagctccaacctgatcaagcaccagagaatccacactggggagaagccctatgagtgtggggagtgtgggaagagcttctgtgggagctccagcctgatcaagcaccagaggatccacactggagaacggCCCTTCGAGTGCGGAGagtgtggacagagcttcagccagcgctcccacctgatctcgcaccagaggacccacactggggagaggccctacgagtgttccaagtgtgggaaggggtttcagaccagctcccatctcctccgacactatcagagtcacacagaggagaggcccttccaatgccccgactgtgggaagggattcaggtggaactccaccctcgtcagacacaggtgcatccacactggggagaggccctatgagtgtgataaatgcaggaagaggtttcagaccagctcccacctcctccagcactatcggattcacacagaggagagacccttccgctgccccgagtgcgggaagggattcaagcacaactccaccctcgtcaagcaccggcgcatccacactggggagaggccctacgagtgtcctcagtgtgggaagagcttccccagcagctctgacttgacccgacaccaacggaggcaccagtaa